Within the Streptomyces sp. YIM 121038 genome, the region ACGGCCCGCGAGCCGCTCGTCCCTCCCGGCCCGCGCCTGTGGCACAGGCCGCATTGCAAGGCAACGTTCCGCCCTTCGGCCGGAACGAACTCTCTCACCAGAAACGACAGTTCAATGTCTCTTGAGATCAAGCACTCACGCCGCGAAGGAACCCTCATCGAGGGCACGAGCCGGAATGACGGCTCGAAGGAAGTCCTCCGCACCCGCCACTACGCATCCGGCTACACCACGCTCGCCAAGTGGTCGCGCAACCTCGGGTGCTGGTACCTCCCCTACAGCCGAGACAAGCGCACCTCCCGGCCGATGCTGGAGGCACTCGCCGAGCGCCTCCGCGCCGAAGGCTTCGAGGTCACCGTCACCATCGACGAGACCGACCGCCGCACCTTCGCCGAGGCGGAGCAAGACCGTGTTGAGCGGGCCGAGGACCGCGCCGAACGCTTCGGCCAGTACGCGGACAACGCCGCCACCAGGTCCGAGTCCGCGTGGAAGCGCAGTCACGAAATCTCCGAGCGCTTCCACATGGGCCAGCCGATATTGGTCGGCCATCACTCCGAGCGTGGCGCCCGCCGCGACCACGAGCGCATGGACACCGCCATGCGGACCAGCATCGGCGAGCGGGAGAAGGCCGGTTACTGGGCCGACCGGGAGAAGGCCGCAGCCGGATACGAAGCCTTCCGCAAGAACCCCGGCCGTACCCTGCGCCGGATCGACAAGCTGAACGCCGAACTCCGCGCGGTGGAGAAGTGGCAGCGCGGCGAGTCCGCTTGCGGCCAGTTCAGGAACATCGACAACCCCGACATCCGCCAGGAACTAGAGCTCCGGCACCAGGAGCTGACCGAGGAAATCGCCTACTGGCAGGACGTGATCAAGGAAGCCGAAGCTCAGGGCTTCAAGGTCTGGTCACGAGCCGACTTCCAGCGCGGGGACTACGTTCGCGCGCGCGGTACCTGGTA harbors:
- a CDS encoding DUF3560 domain-containing protein, which codes for MSLEIKHSRREGTLIEGTSRNDGSKEVLRTRHYASGYTTLAKWSRNLGCWYLPYSRDKRTSRPMLEALAERLRAEGFEVTVTIDETDRRTFAEAEQDRVERAEDRAERFGQYADNAATRSESAWKRSHEISERFHMGQPILVGHHSERGARRDHERMDTAMRTSIGEREKAGYWADREKAAAGYEAFRKNPGRTLRRIDKLNAELRAVEKWQRGESACGQFRNIDNPDIRQELELRHQELTEEIAYWQDVIKEAEAQGFKVWSRADFQRGDYVRARGTWYAVLRVNPKSVTVPHIFNSTGRNVVHAEGNHYQGTTTVPYDNVTGRKSAAEMQQPPQVEADEHQEQAEQSPPIEEPEPAAETSPMSHSSQWPAEVRRWAHGHHAPEGKPTPAEGANWQEGMALVLIASKNTRRSRKRALWAMTRREAQAVCGDPRTSGRSYMLTWTERPGTEGADWEWVPDNGSHAPVLSDLGITPRRAWTAAPQAPAAA